In Novosphingobium kaempferiae, the DNA window CGCTCCTCTGGGCGATCCGCGAGGCCGCCGGGCTGACCGGCACCAAGTACGGCTGCGGCGTCGGCGTCTGCGGGGCCTGCACGGTCCACATCGACGGCGCGGCGGAGCGATCCTGCGTCCTGCCCGTCAGCGAGGTCGGCGCCCGTGCCGTCACCACGATAGAGGGGCTGGGCGAGGGGTTGGACGCAAAGGCACTCCACCCCGTCCAGCAGGCATGGATCGCCGCCGATATCCCGCAGTGCGGCTACTGCCAGCCGGGCTTCGTGATGCAGGTCGCGGACCTCCTCGCCAACAGCCCGACGCTCAGCGACGACGACCTCGTCGGCGCGATCAGCAACGTCTGCCGCTGCGGCACCTATCCCCGCATGCGCGACGCCATCGCCAAGGCGCGCGCGGCGATGAAGGCGAAGTGATGGACGCCCTGCGCCTCTCGCGCCGCACCGCGCTCGGCGGCATTCT includes these proteins:
- a CDS encoding (2Fe-2S)-binding protein; amino-acid sequence: MSISLSINGEPHRLDVPDDMPLLWAIREAAGLTGTKYGCGVGVCGACTVHIDGAAERSCVLPVSEVGARAVTTIEGLGEGLDAKALHPVQQAWIAADIPQCGYCQPGFVMQVADLLANSPTLSDDDLVGAISNVCRCGTYPRMRDAIAKARAAMKAK